In Tiliqua scincoides isolate rTilSci1 chromosome 1, rTilSci1.hap2, whole genome shotgun sequence, the following are encoded in one genomic region:
- the NPC2 gene encoding NPC intracellular cholesterol transporter 2: MLPQALLLLLLAASSAVLAEPVKFLDCGSKDAIIIEVNVTPCPTQPCMLRKGEFYSINVTFSSKTDSKSSVAKVYGDVFHVPIPFHLNQTDGCKSGINCPIQKDHSYSYLNKLPVKSEYPSIKLVVMWILLDDQDQMLFCWKIPVQISE; this comes from the exons ATGCTGCCCCAGgcgctgcttctcctcctcttggcCGCCAGCTCGGCGGTGCTGGCAGAGCCCGTCAAGTTCCTGGACTGCG GTTCGAAAGATGCAATTATTATAGAAGTCAATGTAACTCCTTGCCCTACACAACCTTGTATGCTTCGCAAAGGAGAGTTCTACAGcataaatgtcacattttctagtA AGACTGACAGCAAATCCAGTGTGGCAAAGGTGTATGGAGATGTCTTCCATGTGCCCATCCCATTTCACCTGAACCAGACTGACGGCTGCAAATCTGGAATCAATTGTCCTATTCAGAAAGACCATTCTTACAGCTATCTGAACAAGCTACCAGTAAAGAGCGAGTATCCAAGT atTAAACTAGTTGTGATGTGGATTCTGCTTGATGACCAAGATCAGATGTTGTTCTGTTGGAAGATTCCTGTTCAGATCAGCGAATAA